The stretch of DNA CTGGTGCACGACGCGGGCGGGCAGGTCTACGTCGACGGCGCGAACCTCAACGCGCTGATCGGGCTGGCCCGGATGGGCCGGTTCGGCGCGGACGTCTCGCACCTGAACCTGCACAAGACGTTCTGCATCCCGCACGGCGGCGGTGGTCCCGGCGTGGGGCCGATCGGTGTTCGCGCGCACCTGGCGCCGTTCCTGCCGAACCACCCGCTGCAGCCCGCGGCCGGTCCCGAGACCGGGGTCGGCCCGATCAGCGCCGCGCCGTGGGGCAGCGCCTCGATCCTGCCGATCTCCTGGGCCTACGTGCGGATGATGGGTTCGGACGGGCTGCGCCGGGCCACGCTGACCGCGGTCGCCGCGGCCAACTACGTGGCGCGGCGGTTGGACGAGTACTTCCCGGTGCTCTACACCGGCTCCGGCGGGTTCGTCGCCCACGAGTGCATCCTGGACCTGCGCCCGATCACCAAGTCCAGCGGTGTGACCGTGGACGACGTGGCCAAGCGGCTCGCCGACTACGGGCTGCACGCGCCGACGATGTCGTTCCCGGTCGCGGGCACGTTGATGGTGGAGCCGACCGAGAGCGAGAACCTCGCCGAACTCGACCGGTTCTGCGCGGCGATGATCGCCATCCGCGGGGAGATCGACAAGGTGGCCGCCGGGCAGTGGCCCGCCGACGACAACCCGCTGGTGCAGGCGCCGCACACCGCCCCGGCGCTGGCCGGTACGTGGGAGCACGCCTACACGCGCGCCGAGGCCGCCTACCCGCTGGGCACCTCGGAGGCGAAGGTGTGGCCTGCCGTTCGCCGCATCGACGGCGCGCGCGGTGACCGCAACCTCGTGTGCTCGTGCCCTCCGCTTTCGGCCTACGAGGCATGATCGCGCGGGGGTGAGCGGGCGACCGGCCGGATGCACTACGGTGGGCGGTTCCATCCGACCGCCTCCGAGAGGAGTGCAGCAATGCTCACGATCAGCGAGAGCGCAGCCGAGGTCATCAAGGTCGTGCTGGCCGGTGGTGAATCGGGCGAGAGCTCGGGGCTGCGGATCGCGCCGGTCGCCAACGCGTCCGGTGAGGGCGAGCTCCAGGCGGCCATCGCCAGCGAGCCGCAGGCCGACGACGAGGTGGTCGAGGAGTCCGGTGCCCGGGTGTTCCTCGAGCCGCAGGCCGCGTCGCTGCTCGGGGACAAGGTCCTCGACGCCGAGCGCGACGACAACGGTGAGCTGAGCCTGGCCGTTCGGGAATGAGCTGATCGGCCCGCCGCCGCGTGGTGGCGGGCCGATTTCGTTCGGATCGAAGTGCGGCTCGCTGGGCGGAGTCGCTTTGGAACCGGAGTTGTTCAGGGACCGAAGCCGCTTTCTGCCCGGAGCCCCTTTAGGACCCGGAGCCCCTTTAGGACCCGGAGCCGCTTTAGGGCCGGAAATCGTTTCAGGGCTGGGAATCGCTCAACTCGGAACGAGCTGCCTCGGCCGTTTCCGCCGCCAGCAGCCCCGCGCAGACCTCGATCAGCCGGGTGCGCAATCCGCCCGCCTCATCGGCGAATTCGCGTTGCCGCGCCGCGTATTCGGCGCGCCCTTCCGCCGTTTCCACCGCGATCGGTTCGTATCCGAGTTCGCGCAGGTCGTACGGGCTCGCGCGCATGTCGACCGCGCGGATGCGCGCGGCCAGGTCGAAGCAGTCGGCGATCAGCTCGGACGGCACCAGCGGGTCGAGCTTGTAGGCCCACTTGAACAGGTCCATGTTGTTGTGCAGGCAGCCCGGCTGTTCCATCGCGACCTGATCGGCGCGGGTCGGTTGCAGCGCATTCAGCGGCCGGGCCTGCGGGGTGAAGAATCGGAAGGCGTCGTGGTGGCTGCATCGGATCTGCATGGACTCCACGACTTCATCGGTGCCGCGGTGCCCGAGTCGCAACGGCCAGGAAGCGTGCCGCACGTCCTCCGGCGTGGTGCGGTACAGCATGGCCCACTCGTGCAGGCCGAAGCAGCCCAGGAACGGCCGCCGGTCTTGCACCGCGGTCAGCAGGTCCCGCACGAAACGCGCGGTGTCCAGGCGTTTCGCCGTGCGTGCCGCGGGGGACAGTGCGACGCCTTGCGGCAGCGCGACGTAGCCGCGCCGGTCCAGGAACTCCTCGCCGCCCGCGAGCGCGACGCCGAGGCCGGGTTGCCAGCGCTCCAGCAGCGACGGGCGGTGCGAGTAGTAGGTGAACAGGAAGTCCATCACCGGGTGCGGGATGCCCTCGCGCCGCCTGCGGCGATGCGGTTCGGTCCACTGCCGCACCCGCTGCCGATGCGCGGCTCGGCGTGCGCGCCACTCCTGCTCGGCAAGCACTTGCATAGTGCGGCCAGGATAGGCGAGGACCGGGCCGGGCCTTCGCGCCCCGGTCCGCTCAGTCCGTCGCGGGTCGCAGCGTGCCGAGGAGTTCGCCGAGCCGTGCCGGGATGGGGGTCTTGGTCCCGTCCGGGGCGCGGCAGGCGAAGGTCATGGTGCCGAAGGTGACCAGCTCGTCGCCGCGGCGGAACTCGTGGCCGAGGGTGTACGAAGTGGTGCCGACCTTGCTGCGCACCAGCTCGCAGGTGAGTTCGTCGAACACGTGCACCGGCCGCAGGTAGGTGGCGTCCGAGTGCACGCCGACCGTTCCCGCACCGAGCTGTTCGGCCAGCTCCGCCGAGCGCAGCCCGTGGTGGTGCAGCCAGCTGCTGTAGGTGCGCTCCATCCACGGGTAGTAGATCGCGAAGTAGGCGATGCCGAGCGAGTCGCAATCCCCGTAGGAGAGCTGGAACCGTTGCATCGTCGGCGGCGTCATCGGTTCTCCTCCAGCAGCACGGTCGCGGTGCCGGACAGCACGGTCCGCCCGCCGAGCACGTCGAGCTGCACATCGCAGGTGGCGACCCGGCGGCCCTCCTCATCGGCGACCTCGCGCACCGTCCCCCGCGCGCAAAGGTGGTCACCTGCGAACACGGTGCCGAGGTAGCGCAACCGCACGCCGCGCACCCGGTCCGCGCCGCCCGCCCAACGGCTCAGCATGTCCAGCACGTACGCCTGGTTCAGCGGACCCTGGTTGATCACCCGCTCGCCGAGCCCGAGCGCGCGCACCGCGGATTCGTCGAAGTGGATCGGGTTGGCGTCGCGCATCAGCGCCGACATCGTCTTCATCTTCTCCGCCGAGACCGGGCCGATGCGGTGCTCCGGCAGTTGCTCGCCGGCCTCGGTCACTGCGCCCTCCTCGGGAAGATGATCGAGCTGGTGCAGCTCGCCGCCAGCGCGCCGGAATCCTCGTGCAGGTCGAGCCGGTACTCGACGAGGTCGAAGACACCGGTGCGCGAGCCGCGCTTGCGCCGCGCGGACTCGATCCGGCCGCGGACCCGGTAGGTGCCGCCGACGCGCAGCGGGACGTGGATTTCGGTGCTGGTCTCGCCGGCCATCGGGCCGTCCGACTCGGTGGCGCCGAACATCGCCCACAACTGCTCCCAGGACATGCCCATCGCGGCGGTTCCGGCGAGGAAGACGAACACCGGGCTTCCCGCGCCGTCCTCGGGTGCGGCGAGCGCGCAGTCGTTGACCAGCCGCACCCACCACGGTTCGAAGGTGAACTCGCCGCCGGGCAGTTCGGTGCCGACCAGCCTCGCCAGTTCGGCCTCGTCCGGGCTCAAACCGAACGCTCCCGGTCGGCCCAGTACGGGGTGCGCAGGTCGCGCTTCATCACCTTGCCGGTCGGCGCCTTCGGCAGGCTCGCGACGAAGTCCACCGACTTCGGCTTCTGGTAGGAAGCGAGGTGCTGCTTCGCGGTGGTGATGATGTCCTGCTCGGTGGCTTCGGTGCCGGGTTTGAGCACCACCACGGCTTTGACGTTCTCGCCCCATTCGTCGTCCGGGACCCCGATCACCGCGCACTCCAACACCGCCGGATGCGCGGCGACGGCCTCCTCGACCTGGACGCTGTAGATGTTCTCGCCGCCGGAGATGATCATGTCCTTGGCCCGGTCGACGATGTAGACGTAGTGCTGCTCGTCCCAGGTGGCCACGTCACCGGTCCACATCCAGCCGTTCCGGATGGTCTGCGCGGTCAGCTCCGGCCGGTTCCAGTAGCCGATCATGTTCGCGTCCGAGCGGACCGCGATCTGCCCCGGCGTGCGCCCGTCGCGCGGCACCTCGGCGCCGTACTCGTCGAGCACCCGCAACATCCCGGCGAAACCTTCCCGGCCGCACGAGCGCAGCCGGTGCTCGTTTCGCCCGGCCGCCGCCTCGGCGTGGTCCTCCTGGGACAGGAACGTCATGCCCGGGCCCTCGGTCTGGCCGTAGCCCTGGATCAGCGTGCACGGGAACGAATCCAGCGCCGCCCGCACGATCGACGAGGGCATCGGCCCGCCGCCGTACTGGATGTTGCGCAGGCTGGAGAGGTCGTAGCCGGAGAATCCGGGCACCGCCATCATCCAGTTGAGCATCGTGGTGATGCCCAGGAACGCCGAGACCTTCTCCTGCTCGATGATCCGCAGCGCGCTTTCGGCCTCGAAGTTCATCAGCACCAGCGGGCACCCGTGCCGCAGGTAGTTCATCGAGAGCACGATCGGGATGTGGTACATCTGCCCGGTCAGCAGGTAGACGTCACCGGGCACGATGCGCTCGGCCACCGTCTGGTTCAGCCCGCCCGTCGCCGCGCTGTGGTGGGTGTGCAGCGCGCCCTTGCTGCGTCCGGTGGTGCCGCCGGTGTAGAGGATGAAGAACGGGTCGTTGCCGCCGATGCGGTCGGAGCCTTCGGGCTCGTCGGTGGCCGCCGCGGCCAGCAGCCGCTCGTAGCTGCCGTCACGGGACTCGCCGAACTCCAGCCAGTGCGGCACGTCGCAGTCCCGCTGCAGCTGCTGGGCCTGCTCGGACCACTCGGCCGCGGTCACCACGGCGCGCGGCGCGGCATCCCGGATGAGCTCGGTGAGCTCGCCGGTGGACAGCCGCCAGTTCAGCGGTTGCAGCACCAGCCCCACGCGGCCGCAGGCGAAGTACAGCTCCTGGAACTCCACGCAGTTGCGGGCCAGCACCGCAACCCGGTCACCGTGCTGCAGCCCGAGCCCGCGCAGGCCGTTCGCGGCGCGGCGCACCCGCTCGTCCAGCTCCGCCCAGTTCACCCGCCGCTCGTTCGGCGCGTCGTAGATCGCTTGTGCATCCGGGGTGAGCGCGGCCCACTTCGCCGGGATGAATCCCTGGTTGCTCGTCATGGCCGGCTCAGTAGGGCAGGTCCAGGGCGATGTGCACGGAGTCGAGCCGCCAGCCGTCACCGGTGCTGCGCAGCTCGGTCTCGTACCGGCCCGTGGTCAACACCGTCAGCTGCCCGTCCGCGACGGAGAACAGCGTCAGGTAGGTCCGGGCGGTCGCGGTGTCGCCGCGCTCGTCGAGCACCAGGTTGCTGATCACGTGCTTGCGCTTGTCCTGCTGCGTCTGCGCGGTGTCGCGCATCATCCCGATGATCGCCGCGCGGCCCTCGAACGGGCCGATGAGATCACCGTCGGCGATGCGGATCGTGAGCACCGCGTCCTCGGTGAAGACCTCCTCGAGCAGTGCGAGGTCGCCTTCGTCGTAACCGAGCGCGTACCTGCTCAGCACGTCCTCGATCTCGCCGCGTGCCGTGCCGGTGGACATCGGCGCTCCTTCCACTGGCTGGCTCATTTGACGTTGGCGCCCGCGTCGACCGGGAAGGTCGCGCCGGTGATGTAGCGGGCCTCGTCGCTGGCGAGGAAGGCCACGGCGTTGCTGACGTCGCCGACCTCGGCCCACGGGACCGGCATCGCGTTGAGCGAGCGGTAGCCGGGCATGGCGTTCTCGCGGGTGGGTTCGACCCCCTCGGGCACGAACAGCCCCATCGCGCCTTCGTGCTGGATCATCGGAGTGTCCACATTGGTCGGATGGATGGTGTTCACCCGGATGCCGTGCGGGCCGAGTTCGTTGGCCAGCGTGCGCATCAGCCCGACGATGCCGTGCTTGGCCGCGACGTAGTGCCCGACGTTCTGCAAGCCCTTGAAACCGCCGATCGACGAGGTGAACAGCAGGCAGCCGCCCGCACCGTGCTCGATCATGCCGGGGATCGCGACCTTCGCGGTGTGGAAGACCCCGGTCAGATTGATGTCGATCATGTCCTGCCAGTGCTGGGCGGTCAACTCCCAGGTCGGCGCGAACGACGCGATGCCCGCGTTGGCCAGCACGGTGTGCACCGGACCGAGCTCGGCCACGCCGGCGTCGAAGGCGGCTTGCAGGGCGTCGAAATCGCGGACGTCCGCCTTGCGGGCCACCACCCGGCGGCCCTGTTCGGCGATCAGCCGGGCGGTCTCCTCCAGGTCCTGCTCAGTGGCCATCGCGTAAGCCGCGGTCGCGACGTCCGCGCAGGCATCGACCGCGATGATGTCGGCGCCCTCGGCGGCCAGGCGCACGGCGTGCGATCGTCCCTGCCCCCTGGCCGCACCGGTGATGAAAGCGACCCTGCCAGCCATGCGTTCCGCCACGCTGCCTCCCGCGTTTCGCGCACCGCCTCGGCGGGCGCGGCCGGACTCACTGCACTGTGATGATGGTTATACTGATTTTTCGCCGACTGCGTGTCAACTACCCCGACGCCGCCGAATCCGGGTGCCAGCGCCCGAACGGGCGCGAACGAGAAAGGGGCGGCCGCACGTAGCGGCCGCCCCCGAGGGGAACGGGTCTCAGGCGGTGACGTGGGTGCCGTCGCGGACCGTGCCCACGTACTCCTCGACCAGGTCCTCGAGCGCGACCACCCCGCGCGGCACGCCATCCGCGTCGACCGCGGTGGCCAAGTGGCTGCGCGCCCGGCGCAACGACGCCAGTGCCTGGTCCAGCCGCGCGCTCACCGGCACGTTCGGCAGCTGCCGGACCCGGCTCGGCGCGACCGGCGTGCCCGGGTCCGAGCCCGCCTGGTCGAGCAGGTCCTTGACGTGCAGATAACCCAGCAGCTCACCCGAAGCCGCGCGCACCGGGAACCGGGAAAAGCCGGTCGCGGCGACCGCCTGCTCCACATCGCCCAGCGTCGGGTTCCCCGGCACGCTGGTGACCTCCGGCAGCGGCACCAGCACGTCGGCCACGGTGTTCTCCACCGAGGACAACGTCTGGGCGAGCCTGCGGTGCTCGGACTGCTCCAGCAGCCCCTCCCGGCGCGACTCCACCAGCAGCTCGGCCAGCTCGGCGGAGGTGTAGGCGGTGTCCAGCTCGTCCTTCGGCTGCACCTTCAGCAGCTTGAGCACCGCGTTCGCCATCATGTTGAACAGCGCGATCAGCGGCCGCGCCAGCTTGACGAACCCGACCAGCGCGGGCACCAGCCACAGCGCCAGTCGTTCCGGCTCGGCGATCGCGAGGTTCTTCGGCACCATCTCGCCGACCAGCACGTGCAGCACCACCACGATCGCCAGCGCAATGGTGAACCCGACCGCGTGCACCACCGGTGCGGGCACGTTGAACGGCTCGAACAGCAGCTCCAGGCGGTGCGCCACGGCCGGTTCGCCCAACCGCCCGAGTCCCAGCGAGCACAGCGTGATGCCGAGCTGGGCGCTGGTCAGCATCAGCGAGCCCTCCTGGCTCGCCTTGATCACCGTGCGGGCGCGGCTGACGCCCTGGTCCAGCAGCGCCTCCAACCGGTCCCGGCGCGAGGACAGCAGCGCGAACTCCGCGCCCACGAACAGCGAGTTCAGCAGCAGCAACAAGATCCCGAACAGGATCGCCGCGGTGTCGCTCATCGGACGCCTCCCGCGGTGGTGCCGACCCCGCTGGTGCCGCCTGCGGCGGTCTGCGGCCGGCTCAGCCGCAGCTCGGCGATGCGGTTGCGGTCCATGCCGTTGACCGTCAGGCACCAGTCGCCGACCTCGACGCGGTCACCGGCCTGCGGGATGCGGCCCAGCTTCTCCAGCACCAGCCCGGCGACGGTCTCGTACTCGCCGTCGGGCATCTCGAAGCCGGTGGCCTCCAGGAGCTCGTCGGCGCGCAGCAGGCCGGAGACGATCCAGCTGTCCCGGTCCAGCGGCCGCACCGCGGCGGTCTCCCGGCGGTCGTGCTCGTCGCGCACGTCGCCGATGATCTCTTCGATCACGTCCTCCAGGCTCACCATGCCCGCGGTGCCGCCGTACTCGTCGACCACCAGCGCCAGTTGCAGGCCGGAGCCGCGCAGCCGGTTCAGCAGCGAGTCGCCGTCCAGCGTCTCCGGAACGCTCGGCACCGGCCGTGCCAGCGAGCCGACCCGGGTCGTGTCGCGCCTGTCCACGGGCACTCCGAACGCCTGCTTGACGTGCACCACGCCGTGCACGTCGTCCAGATCGCCGCCGTGCACGGGGAATCGGGAGAAACCGGTGCGCCGCGCCAGCGCCAGCAGCTCCTGCACGCCTGCTTCGGCGGGCAGCGACTCCACCTGCACGCGAGGCGTCATCAGCTCCTCGGCGGTGCGGTCGCCGAAGCGCAGCGACCGGTCCATCAGCGTGGCGGTGGACTGGTCGAGGGTTCCGTGCTCGGCGCTGGTGCGCACGATCGAACCGAGCTCGTCGGCGGAGCGCGCCGAGCGCAGTTCCTCCTGGGGTTCGATGCCGAAGCGGCGCACCACCCAGTTCGCGCTGTTGTTCATCGCATCGATCAGCCAGCGGAACACCTGGGAGAAGCGGCGGTGGTAGCCGGACACCGCCCGCGCCGCCGACAGCGGCCGGGTGATCGCGAGGTTCTTCGGCACCATCTCGCCGAAGACCATCGACAGCGTCGTGGCCAGCAGGATCGCCAGGACCAGCGAGAGCACGGTGGAAACCGCGCCCGGCATGCCGGTGGCCAGCAGCAGCGGGCGCAGCAGCTCACCGATCAGCGGCTCGGCCACGTAACCGGTGATCAGCGTGGTCAGCGTGATCGCGACCTGGGCGCCGGAGAGCTGGAACGACAGCGTGCGGTGCGCGCGCTGCACGGCCTTCGCCCGCCGGTCGCCGACCTCGTTGACGTGCGCGTCAACGGTGCTGCGCTCCAGCGAGGTCAGCGAGAACTCGGCCGTGACCGCCAGCGCGGTGCCCAGGGTGAGCACGGCGACGAAAAGCAGGCCGAGGATCGAGAGCAGAATGCTCAACGTGGTTCACCCCCGCCGAAGGGGGGCGCTGCGGCGCGGACGCCGGATGCGGACGGCCCGCCGAACCATGTGCGGGAGCGGGGTTCCGCGGAGCGCGGCCGTGCGGCTGCGCAGGAACAGGTCGGGGAGCCGGGACTTCGACCCGGCTCGGTACTGCCGTCAGGGGACTCAGCCTGGGGCACCGAAGGTGTCACCTCTCGCGAATATCAGGCGTGCTCGCCGGATGTCGGTGAAACGGGAGAAATACGACGCCAGTATATCCGGATGGAGTAGCGGGAGGCAGCGCCTCGTGATCACGGCGACGTCCCGGCCGCGCCGCGACCGGCGGCGCACCGGGCGGGCTGAACCATCGGCGGCGTGTCCCGTGACCTAGCGTGCCCGGGTGGCGATGGGCGGGTCGGGGAGCGCCATCCGGACTTTTGTGAAAATTCACTCACGTTTCGGTTGGTCCACGCCAATCGGCGCAGGTATAGCCTGCCGCAAAATCACAGCAGCCGGACCCAGGCAGAAAGGACGTGATCGTGGCTGACAACACGGTCGCGGATGCCCCGCAGCGCGGCTTCTTCGGCCAGCCGCGCGGGTTGTCCACGCTCTTCTTCACCGAGATGTGGGAGCGCTTCTCCTACTACGGGATGCGGGGCATCCTCGCCCTGTACCTGATGACCGAGGTGAGCAAGGGCGGTCTGGGGCTGCCGGAAGGGACCGCCACCTCGACGGTCCAGGCCTACGGCGCCTCGGTGTACCTCACCGGCGTCGCGGGCGGCTGGCTCGCCGACCGGTTGCTGGGCGCGCGGCACTCGGTGTTCTACGGCGGCGTGCTGATCATGTTCGGGCACATCGGGATGGCCCTGCCCGGCGGCTTGACCAGCGCCGGGCTCGGCATCGTGCTGATCATCGCCGGCTCCGGGCTGCTGAAGCCGAACGTCTCCAAGATGGTCGGCGACCTCTACAGCGCGCAGGACCAGCGCCGGGACGCCGGGTTCTCGGTGTTCTACATGGGCATCAACCTCGGCGGCTTCTTCGGTCCGCTGATCGCCGGGTTCCTGCAGAGCGAGATCGGCTTCCACTGGGGCTTCGGCGCGGCGGCCGTCGGCATGGCGCTGGGCCTGATCCAGTACGTGCTCGGCAGGCGCAACCTCGGCACGGTCAGCGACCACCCCGGCAACCCGCTGCCCGAGGGGCAGAAGGGCCGCGTGCTCACCCGCGCCATCGGCATCGCGGTGCTTTTCGTGGTGGTGCTGGGCGGTCTGGTGGCCACCGGCTCGATCGGCCTGGGCGGGCTGGTCAACGTGGTCTCGGTGATCTCCGCGGTGCTGCCGGTCGTGTACTTCGCGGTGATGCTCAGCAGTAAGCAGATCACCAAGGTGGAGCGGGACCGGCTGATCGCCTACATTCCGCTGTTCCTGGCCACCGCGCTGTTCTTCCTGCTGTTCGAGCAGCAGGCCAGCACGCTGGTACGGGTGACGGAGGAGGACACCGCGCACTCCGTGCTCGGCTGGGAGTTCCCGGTCGCCTGGTTCCAGTCGATCAACTCGCTGGCGATCATCACCCTGGCGCCGGTCTTCGCCGCGCTGTGGCTCAAGCTGGGTTCGCGCCAGCCCAGCACGCCCGCGAAGTTCGTCGGCGGTGTCGTGTTCGTCGGGCTCGGATTCCTGTGGGTGGTGCTGTCCGGGTTCGTGGTGAACTCCGACGGCCAGCAGCTGGCGATCATGGTCGCGCTGGTGTTCGTCATCCTCACCATCGGTGAGCTGATGCTCTCGCCGGTCGGGCTCTCCGCCTCGACGAAGCTGGCGCCCGCGGCGTTCTCCTCGCAGACGCTGGGGCTGTACTTCCTGGCGCCTGCGCTGGGCCAGGGGCTCGGTGCGCAGGTGGTGAAGCTGTACTCGCCGGAGAACCAGGCGCTGTACTTCGGCGTGATCGGCGTGCTCACGATCGCCTGCGGCGGCTTGCTCGCGGTGTCGGTGCCGTGGGTGCGCCGGATGATGCACGGGGTGCCGTGATCGGCTGCGGCCGGAGCGGTTGATGCGGTTCGGGCAGCCGGCACTTCAGCAGGCGCGGGTGCCGGCTGCCCGGGCAGCGGCCCAACCGATGGCGGCCCGAACCGATAGCGCCGCTGCTGCTCACGGCGCAGCAGCTTGGCCCCGTCGCGGCGTCGTGAGCGGCGCGGCCCCGGGGCGTCAGCCGCGGGTGACCTGCGGGGCGCTGATCTCGCCGCGCACGTCGTCGAGCAGCGAGGCAAGCCGGTCCAGCACGCTCAGCGCGCGGTGCAGCGATGTCGGGTCCTGCGGCAGCGACTCCGCCAGGTCCCGCAGGTCCTCGGCCCACTTGCGGGCCGACTCGCGGGCGGTTTCGAACGACTGCCCGGCCTCGTCGGTCAACGCCTCGGCGGTCTCGGCCAGCGCCCACAGCAGCTCGGCCAGCCGTTGCCGGGTGTCCTCGTCGACCATCTCGGCCGCCTGCGGCAGCGCCACCGCGAGGTTGCGGGCCGCGTACGCGCATCCGCTGAGCATCGTCATCGACCGGTCCAGGCTGCTGCGCCGGGTGGACACCCGGTAGTTGACCAGCGGGCGAGCGCTCGACAACGCCTGGTGCAGCGCGTCGTCGACCTCCCGCACGTCTTCGCGCAGCACGCCACCGGCGTTGCCGCTGCTGACGTCGGTGCCTGCCGAGCGCAGGAAATCGCGCAGCGCCAGCAGGAACTTGTCCACGTTCTGGCGCACCAGCCGACGGGTGCGGGTGGGCAGCACGAACACGGCGGCCAGCACCCCGGCCACCGCCCCGACCGCGGTCTCGGCCAGCCGCAGACCCAGCGTGGAGGTGTTGAACGTGCCGAGGATGCCGTAGAGCGCGCCGAGCATCGTGGTGATGAAGAAGGTCAGCCCCGCGTACGACACGCCCGCCAGGTAGAACGCGAGGAAGACGCAGCACAGGATCATGATCAGCTCGGCGGTGGTGTCCCCGGTGATCCGCGAGGCCAGCAGCACCCCGGCGATCACGCCCAGCAGCGTGCCCGCGGTGCGCTGCCACGCCCGCACCAGCAGCTCGCCGCGGCTGCGGGCGCTGATGAACACCACGAACGCGGTGATCACCGCCCAGTACCAGCGGTTCGGGGAGATCAGCTGACCCGCCACGATCGCGATCCCGGCAGCGCAGGTGGCCTGCACGGCCGCGCGCACCTCGGGCCGTTGCAAGCCGGTCTCGGTCGGCTCTTCGGCGCTGGATTCGTCCTTCTCGCCATCGTCGCCGGTGCGCGGTCCGACCCGGCCGAGGTCTTCGTTGGCTGCGGTCAGATCGGCCAGCGCGGCGCCGAACCGCCGGATCGCCATCGCCAGCTGTGCGGCGCCGGGTCGCCGGGCCGCAGCGGCTTCCGCTGCATCCGGAGGATCCGGCGGCTGCTGCGGCGGAGTTGATCGCGTGGCCGGGACGGCCGAGTCGAGCGATCCCGAGATCCGCAGCAGCGACCGTCCGCGCGTGCGCGGGTCGTGCGGGGTCATCGGCGCCGGGGCCTGATCCGACGAGTAAGCCGCGCCGGAGTGCGCCGGGGAGCCCGCGCCGGAGTGCGCCGCCGCGGGCCGGGTCGACCAGGCTCCGCCGGTGCCGACACCTTCCCGCTCGATGCGGTCGGCCAGGCTCCGCGCGGCCGCCCGAACCTCGGAGGGATCGCTCTGCACCAGCGCGAGCAGCCCCGCGATCGCGTGCGACACAGCACCACCACCGCTGGGGTGGTCCAGCACGCGCATCAGCGGTGTGAGCGTGTTCTCCGCGGCGAGTTCCACCGCCAGCAGCCGCCGGCGCAGCAGCTCACGGCCTTGCTCGTCGAGCCCGGGCAGCTCGGCGACGTTGTTCTCCAGCATCAGCGCCGTCTCGTTCAACCGCACCGAGCGGTGTTGCAACCGCCTGCGGTGCCGCTGCACGTCCGGGTTCTGCGCCACGTCGCGGACGTCGTGCAGCAGCCCGTGCACCTGCGCTCGCAACGTTCGCCGACCCCGTTCGAGCACGCCGCGCGGGTTGTCGCGCAACACGACGAACCGCATCAGGTAGGCGCTGAGCGCACCGGAGACCACCGCCAGCGCCAGCGCGGGCAGCTGCGGCAGCTGCGGACGCACGAACATGGCGAAGAAGTAGCCCATGAACGCGACCATCCCGAAGGCGAAGTAGCGCGAGCCGAACCGCCGGATGTAGGTCGCGACGAACACGACGGGCAGGAACAGCCCCACGTGCAGCAACGGCAGGCTGGTGGTGCTGGTCGCCAGCGCCAGCGAGATCATCGCGGGGATCGGCATGAGCAGCGTGGTCAGCTTGCGCTCGGCCTCGGTGTCGTCGTTGACCGCGGTGCAGGAGTTGATCGCCACCACCGCGGAGACCATCCCGACCGGAATGGGCTGCTGCCACAGCAGCAGCAACGGGAGCACCACCAGCAGGGTGAGTCCGGTGGCGGCCGTGACGCGCACGGCGTTGCGCAACCGGCGCAACGCGGGATCGGAGGCGAGGAAGCGGTTCCACCACTCGCTGATCATGCCCGCGCGCGCTCCTTTCCGTCCGCTCCCGGTGCGACCTTACGCCGCGCGCGGTGCCAACGGCCCGCTTGCCGCAGGCGGCGGCGCCGGGGTGGCCCGTCGACCGAGGTGGCCGAACGGTCGAGCCGGCCCGTCGATCGAGGTCGCCAGCCGCTCGCTACGGCTCAGTGCGCCCGGTGCCGCCGCACGCTCTCCTCGACCACGTCCAGCACCGGCCCCAGGTCGTCGGCGGGCAGCCCCATCGCCAGGTGCGAGACCAGCCCTTCCAGCACCAGTTCCAGGTAGG from Saccharopolyspora sp. SCSIO 74807 encodes:
- a CDS encoding HesB/YadR/YfhF-family protein codes for the protein MLTISESAAEVIKVVLAGGESGESSGLRIAPVANASGEGELQAAIASEPQADDEVVEESGARVFLEPQAASLLGDKVLDAERDDNGELSLAVRE
- a CDS encoding 3-methyladenine DNA glycosylase; protein product: MQVLAEQEWRARRAAHRQRVRQWTEPHRRRRREGIPHPVMDFLFTYYSHRPSLLERWQPGLGVALAGGEEFLDRRGYVALPQGVALSPAARTAKRLDTARFVRDLLTAVQDRRPFLGCFGLHEWAMLYRTTPEDVRHASWPLRLGHRGTDEVVESMQIRCSHHDAFRFFTPQARPLNALQPTRADQVAMEQPGCLHNNMDLFKWAYKLDPLVPSELIADCFDLAARIRAVDMRASPYDLRELGYEPIAVETAEGRAEYAARQREFADEAGGLRTRLIEVCAGLLAAETAEAARSELSDSQP
- a CDS encoding thioesterase family protein, which translates into the protein MTPPTMQRFQLSYGDCDSLGIAYFAIYYPWMERTYSSWLHHHGLRSAELAEQLGAGTVGVHSDATYLRPVHVFDELTCELVRSKVGTTSYTLGHEFRRGDELVTFGTMTFACRAPDGTKTPIPARLGELLGTLRPATD
- a CDS encoding MaoC family dehydratase, with protein sequence MTEAGEQLPEHRIGPVSAEKMKTMSALMRDANPIHFDESAVRALGLGERVINQGPLNQAYVLDMLSRWAGGADRVRGVRLRYLGTVFAGDHLCARGTVREVADEEGRRVATCDVQLDVLGGRTVLSGTATVLLEENR
- a CDS encoding AMP-binding protein, whose amino-acid sequence is MTSNQGFIPAKWAALTPDAQAIYDAPNERRVNWAELDERVRRAANGLRGLGLQHGDRVAVLARNCVEFQELYFACGRVGLVLQPLNWRLSTGELTELIRDAAPRAVVTAAEWSEQAQQLQRDCDVPHWLEFGESRDGSYERLLAAAATDEPEGSDRIGGNDPFFILYTGGTTGRSKGALHTHHSAATGGLNQTVAERIVPGDVYLLTGQMYHIPIVLSMNYLRHGCPLVLMNFEAESALRIIEQEKVSAFLGITTMLNWMMAVPGFSGYDLSSLRNIQYGGGPMPSSIVRAALDSFPCTLIQGYGQTEGPGMTFLSQEDHAEAAAGRNEHRLRSCGREGFAGMLRVLDEYGAEVPRDGRTPGQIAVRSDANMIGYWNRPELTAQTIRNGWMWTGDVATWDEQHYVYIVDRAKDMIISGGENIYSVQVEEAVAAHPAVLECAVIGVPDDEWGENVKAVVVLKPGTEATEQDIITTAKQHLASYQKPKSVDFVASLPKAPTGKVMKRDLRTPYWADRERSV
- a CDS encoding nuclear transport factor 2 family protein, which produces MSTGTARGEIEDVLSRYALGYDEGDLALLEEVFTEDAVLTIRIADGDLIGPFEGRAAIIGMMRDTAQTQQDKRKHVISNLVLDERGDTATARTYLTLFSVADGQLTVLTTGRYETELRSTGDGWRLDSVHIALDLPY
- a CDS encoding mycofactocin-coupled SDR family oxidoreductase; amino-acid sequence: MAERMAGRVAFITGAARGQGRSHAVRLAAEGADIIAVDACADVATAAYAMATEQDLEETARLIAEQGRRVVARKADVRDFDALQAAFDAGVAELGPVHTVLANAGIASFAPTWELTAQHWQDMIDINLTGVFHTAKVAIPGMIEHGAGGCLLFTSSIGGFKGLQNVGHYVAAKHGIVGLMRTLANELGPHGIRVNTIHPTNVDTPMIQHEGAMGLFVPEGVEPTRENAMPGYRSLNAMPVPWAEVGDVSNAVAFLASDEARYITGATFPVDAGANVK